The proteins below are encoded in one region of Segatella copri:
- a CDS encoding serpin family protein has product MNKKVFSAAILASAAMAMTSCSSSKNAQNENATKAEKITEAEATRPSADEEMDESYLVLSEAQQNIVKKNNDFAFKLYQQISGMDSEVVSPMSIAYLMGMLANGADGMTQQEILKAIGCEGMSVKELNDCYKALMLSAGKLDKQTTVNIANFIAINKNFTLNSDFARTVADSYQAGVESMDFTSPKSASRINDWCKKQTKGMIPSIIDQVDPAAVSYLLNAIYFNGIWQEKFDAKNTRLENFSGYTRDIKKVNMMHLNKKFAYTENDMLQAVELPYGNGSYQMTVLLPKAGKSISEVMKEMDADKLQKLSNDMDRCQVDLKFPKFTTEMDLSLNQIISKLGAPSIFQPGTADFSRFANGSFYVSKMLQKAKIEVSERGTKAAAVTAAVMLTSLGPHEMKRVEFHANRPFVYFITERNSGAILFMGQFLGE; this is encoded by the coding sequence ATGAACAAGAAAGTATTTAGTGCAGCTATTTTAGCTTCAGCTGCAATGGCAATGACTTCTTGCAGCTCTAGCAAGAATGCACAGAATGAGAACGCAACAAAGGCTGAGAAGATAACGGAGGCAGAGGCTACCCGTCCGTCAGCAGATGAGGAAATGGACGAGAGTTATCTTGTCCTCTCAGAGGCTCAGCAGAACATCGTGAAGAAGAATAATGATTTCGCTTTCAAACTCTATCAGCAGATCAGCGGCATGGATTCTGAGGTGGTTTCGCCAATGAGCATCGCCTATCTGATGGGAATGCTTGCAAATGGTGCCGACGGCATGACTCAGCAGGAGATTCTGAAGGCAATCGGTTGCGAGGGCATGAGCGTGAAGGAACTCAACGACTGTTATAAGGCGCTGATGCTTTCGGCTGGCAAGCTCGACAAGCAGACAACCGTAAATATTGCCAACTTTATCGCTATCAACAAGAATTTCACATTGAACAGCGATTTCGCTCGTACCGTAGCCGATTCTTATCAGGCGGGCGTGGAGAGCATGGACTTTACCTCTCCTAAATCTGCCTCTCGCATTAATGACTGGTGCAAGAAGCAGACTAAAGGCATGATTCCTAGCATCATCGACCAGGTAGACCCAGCAGCCGTTTCTTACCTTCTGAATGCTATTTATTTTAATGGAATCTGGCAGGAGAAGTTTGATGCGAAGAATACCCGCCTCGAGAACTTCAGCGGTTACACCCGCGATATTAAGAAGGTGAACATGATGCACCTGAACAAGAAGTTTGCCTATACAGAAAATGATATGTTGCAGGCTGTAGAGCTGCCATACGGAAATGGAAGTTATCAGATGACCGTTCTTCTTCCTAAGGCTGGCAAGAGCATCAGCGAGGTGATGAAGGAGATGGATGCTGATAAACTTCAGAAGTTGAGTAATGACATGGACCGTTGCCAGGTAGATTTAAAATTCCCTAAGTTTACCACAGAGATGGATTTGTCGCTCAACCAGATTATCAGTAAATTGGGCGCTCCAAGCATCTTCCAGCCAGGCACGGCAGATTTCAGCCGTTTTGCCAATGGCAGCTTCTACGTATCGAAGATGTTGCAGAAGGCAAAGATTGAGGTAAGCGAGCGTGGAACAAAGGCTGCTGCCGTAACAGCTGCTGTGATGCTGACCTCACTGGGTCCTCACGAGATGAAGCGTGTAGAATTTCATGCCAACCGCCCATTCGTTTATTTCATTACAGAACGTAACAGTGGCGCCATTCTCTTCATGGGTCAGTTCCTGGGAGAATAA
- the ligA gene encoding NAD-dependent DNA ligase LigA, producing the protein MEEKLLQMKSLVERLNQASDSYYNGKGELMTDYEWDALFDQLKRLEEETGEILPDSPTNRVSEDSIVGKKEKHEFAALSLAKTKQVSDLVKWAEDRPIWISWKLDGLTLVVTYDGGKLTKIVTRGNGHIGTNITHLAPAISGIPATISEKGHLVVRGEAVISYADFEQFIIESEGDYANPRNLASGSLTLKDIDEVKQRHIQWIPFTLVYTERELTSWGERMQMLKDLGMNPVERERIDHPTTENIQQEIDKFTEKVTSKKNPFPVDGLVICYDDTAYAATGSVTGHHATRAGFAFKWQDEHADTVLDHIEWSCAASTITPVAVFKPVELEGTTVQRASLCNVSECERLGIGDKGTRLQVIKANKIIPKVINITEVVGSFVIPAECPVCHAPAVVRESESGTKTLHCTNAACPAKQLKKFARFVSKEGINIDGISEQTVWKFINHGFIKEYADFYKLKNYAFEISCFEGFGKKSVSNLLESVEKSRHTDGRHLLYALNIPLCGGDVAKKLLSRYKVKELIETARLSMFDDEFASIDGIGPEKSAKFIAWFKDDVHFQHVQHLLSELIIEEQEPVETGNKCQGLTFVVTGDVHHYKNRNELKAYIESQGGKVTGSVSKSTNFLINNDAASQSSKNKKAHELNIPIITEDEFIEKFQEQASE; encoded by the coding sequence ATGGAAGAGAAACTATTGCAGATGAAGAGCTTGGTTGAAAGACTCAACCAAGCTTCGGATAGTTATTATAACGGAAAAGGCGAACTCATGACCGACTATGAGTGGGACGCCCTTTTCGACCAGCTCAAGAGATTGGAAGAGGAAACAGGCGAAATTCTGCCTGACTCCCCTACTAATCGCGTGTCAGAAGATTCTATCGTAGGAAAGAAAGAGAAGCATGAATTTGCCGCCCTCTCTCTGGCAAAGACCAAACAGGTAAGTGATCTTGTAAAATGGGCAGAAGACCGCCCTATCTGGATTTCATGGAAACTGGACGGACTGACCCTCGTAGTAACCTATGACGGCGGAAAACTCACCAAAATCGTTACCCGCGGTAACGGACACATCGGCACCAACATTACCCACTTGGCTCCAGCCATTTCAGGCATTCCTGCTACCATTTCAGAGAAAGGACATCTTGTAGTAAGAGGAGAAGCCGTCATTTCGTATGCTGATTTCGAACAGTTCATCATCGAAAGCGAAGGCGATTACGCCAATCCGCGAAACCTCGCTTCAGGCTCACTCACGCTGAAGGATATTGATGAGGTGAAGCAGCGCCACATCCAATGGATTCCGTTCACCCTGGTTTATACTGAGCGGGAACTTACCTCATGGGGCGAACGCATGCAGATGCTGAAAGACCTGGGAATGAATCCTGTAGAACGTGAGCGTATTGACCACCCTACCACAGAAAATATCCAGCAGGAAATAGACAAGTTTACGGAGAAGGTGACAAGCAAGAAGAATCCTTTCCCGGTAGACGGACTGGTGATTTGCTACGATGATACGGCTTATGCAGCTACGGGGTCCGTTACAGGGCACCACGCTACGAGGGCAGGATTTGCCTTTAAATGGCAAGATGAACATGCTGACACCGTACTCGACCACATCGAATGGTCGTGCGCAGCCAGCACCATCACGCCTGTAGCAGTTTTCAAACCGGTAGAACTTGAAGGAACCACCGTGCAGCGTGCCTCGCTCTGCAATGTAAGCGAATGCGAGCGTCTGGGCATTGGCGACAAGGGAACCAGACTGCAGGTCATCAAGGCCAATAAGATTATCCCGAAGGTAATCAATATTACAGAGGTTGTGGGAAGTTTTGTCATTCCCGCCGAATGTCCGGTTTGCCATGCGCCAGCTGTAGTGCGCGAGAGCGAGAGCGGCACCAAGACTCTCCATTGCACCAATGCAGCCTGCCCTGCCAAACAGCTCAAGAAATTTGCCCGCTTCGTCAGCAAGGAAGGAATCAATATTGATGGAATCTCAGAACAGACTGTCTGGAAATTCATCAATCATGGTTTTATCAAGGAATATGCAGATTTCTACAAACTGAAGAATTATGCGTTCGAGATTTCCTGTTTCGAAGGATTTGGCAAGAAGAGCGTAAGCAATCTTCTGGAGAGTGTAGAGAAGAGCCGCCATACTGATGGCCGTCATCTGCTCTACGCCTTGAACATTCCGCTCTGCGGCGGCGATGTGGCTAAAAAACTGCTCAGCCGTTACAAGGTGAAGGAACTGATAGAAACGGCGCGTCTGAGCATGTTTGATGATGAGTTTGCAAGCATTGATGGCATTGGACCGGAAAAGAGTGCCAAGTTTATCGCCTGGTTCAAGGATGATGTTCATTTCCAGCATGTGCAGCATCTGTTGTCCGAGCTGATTATCGAGGAGCAGGAGCCTGTAGAAACGGGAAATAAATGCCAGGGACTGACTTTCGTCGTAACCGGAGATGTGCATCATTACAAGAACCGCAACGAGCTGAAAGCTTATATTGAAAGCCAGGGCGGCAAGGTTACGGGAAGCGTGAGCAAGAGTACTAACTTCCTGATTAACAACGATGCTGCTTCGCAGAGTTCGAAGAACAAGAAAGCCCATGAACTCAATATTCCAATTATTACTGAGGATGAGTTCATTGAAAAGTTTCAGGAGCAAGCAAGCGAATAA
- a CDS encoding GNAT family N-acetyltransferase: MKTNFRPAYIKDFAACWKVIDQARQSMIESGRHQWTEEYPSEKDIRKDIENGNAFVLTVNEEVVVYGAVILNGEPKYKKLVGNWITDGDYYVIHRFATLPSFQREGLARIFISKVNSMCEVEKIPSIKVDTNFDNTPMINLLSSMGFCICGRVNYGGNRGQRFAFEKLSIAMEPAE; encoded by the coding sequence ATGAAGACAAACTTCAGACCGGCGTATATAAAGGACTTTGCTGCTTGCTGGAAAGTCATCGACCAGGCTCGCCAAAGTATGATAGAATCGGGACGTCACCAATGGACTGAGGAATATCCATCAGAAAAAGACATCAGAAAAGACATAGAAAATGGCAACGCCTTCGTTCTGACAGTAAACGAAGAGGTTGTTGTCTATGGAGCAGTCATATTGAATGGTGAACCCAAATATAAGAAATTAGTAGGCAACTGGATTACCGATGGCGATTATTATGTAATACATCGCTTTGCCACGTTGCCTAGTTTCCAGCGTGAAGGTTTGGCGCGTATTTTCATCAGTAAGGTGAACAGCATGTGCGAGGTAGAAAAAATACCTAGCATCAAGGTTGACACCAACTTTGACAATACGCCGATGATTAACCTTCTGTCTTCGATGGGTTTCTGCATCTGCGGACGTGTAAACTATGGAGGAAACAGAGGTCAGCGTTTCGCCTTTGAAAAACTCTCCATAGCCATGGAACCTGCAGAATAA
- a CDS encoding CobW family GTP-binding protein: protein MNAKKEVPVLLLTGYLGSGKTTLLNKILANEKGIKFAVIVNDIGEVNIDAALIEKGGVVGQKDDSLVSLQNGCICCTLKMDLVEQLKEIVDMKRFDYIVIEASGICEPAPIAQTICSIPSLGPQYIENGILRLDSIVTVVDALRMKDEFSNGSDLMKKNMDEEDLASLVIQQIEFCNIILLNKAAEVEPKELEHLKQIIRAIQPKAEIFECNYGDVDLNLIVNTKKFDWETVSTSAGWIQEIESERNEEHEEDDEEEAHEHHHDHDEEDEHEHHHHDHDDHDHDHDEHEHHHHHHHHDHDHDHEGGEVEEYGIGTFVYYRRKPFDLGLFDDFVARKWPRDVVRAKGICYFDDERDMCYVFEQAGKQKTVKQAGQWLATMPKDELAQVLMNNPQLQKEWDQELGDRMIKIVFIGQHIKEQKDAIIAELDKCLA from the coding sequence ATGAACGCAAAGAAGGAAGTGCCTGTATTGCTCTTGACAGGCTACCTGGGTAGTGGAAAGACAACCCTTCTCAACAAGATTTTAGCTAACGAAAAAGGTATTAAGTTTGCCGTCATCGTCAACGATATTGGTGAAGTCAACATTGATGCAGCCCTGATAGAAAAAGGTGGCGTAGTAGGTCAGAAAGATGATTCGCTCGTTTCTCTCCAGAATGGTTGCATCTGCTGCACATTGAAGATGGACCTGGTAGAACAGCTCAAGGAAATCGTAGACATGAAGCGTTTCGATTACATTGTCATCGAGGCTTCCGGAATCTGCGAGCCTGCTCCTATTGCACAGACCATCTGCTCTATCCCATCCCTCGGTCCTCAGTACATCGAGAATGGCATTCTGCGCCTTGACAGCATCGTTACCGTAGTAGATGCTTTGCGCATGAAGGATGAATTCTCCAACGGCAGCGACCTGATGAAGAAGAATATGGATGAGGAAGATCTGGCTTCGCTCGTCATCCAGCAGATTGAGTTCTGCAACATCATTCTCCTGAACAAAGCAGCTGAGGTTGAGCCTAAGGAGCTGGAGCACCTGAAGCAGATTATCCGCGCCATCCAGCCTAAGGCAGAAATCTTTGAATGCAACTATGGTGACGTTGACTTGAATCTGATCGTCAACACCAAGAAGTTTGATTGGGAAACCGTATCCACTTCAGCCGGTTGGATTCAGGAGATTGAATCAGAAAGAAACGAAGAGCATGAAGAAGATGATGAAGAAGAAGCACATGAACATCATCACGATCATGACGAGGAAGACGAACATGAGCATCATCATCACGACCACGATGACCATGACCACGACCACGATGAGCATGAGCACCATCACCATCATCATCACCACGATCATGACCATGATCATGAAGGCGGAGAAGTTGAGGAATACGGAATCGGCACCTTCGTTTACTATCGTCGCAAACCTTTCGACCTGGGTCTCTTCGATGATTTCGTAGCAAGAAAATGGCCTAGAGACGTGGTTCGCGCCAAGGGAATCTGCTATTTCGATGATGAGCGCGACATGTGCTACGTGTTCGAGCAGGCTGGCAAGCAGAAGACTGTAAAGCAGGCTGGCCAATGGTTGGCTACCATGCCGAAAGACGAACTCGCCCAGGTCTTGATGAATAACCCACAGCTGCAGAAGGAATGGGATCAGGAATTGGGCGACCGCATGATAAAAATCGTATTCATCGGTCAGCATATCAAGGAACAGAAAGATGCTATCATTGCTGAGCTCGACAAGTGCTTGGCGTAG